A DNA window from Bacteroidetes Order II. bacterium contains the following coding sequences:
- a CDS encoding pentapeptide repeat-containing protein: protein MTASFQDQTFHTTHFPEGRIRGQFENCQFIGCTLPNAMLSSAEFSDCSFEDCDLSMAQLNGTVFRETRFIACKMLGMPFDTCNDFLLSFSFKNCNLDFSCFNGLVIKQTVFDQCSLEGAFFLKTNLEKSVFKNTNLADAAFEQTHLAGTDFRSAYHFSIDPEKNYLKKARFSADNLAGLLRKYDLKIN from the coding sequence ATGACTGCTTCTTTTCAAGACCAAACCTTTCACACCACCCACTTCCCAGAGGGCCGAATCCGTGGCCAATTTGAAAATTGTCAATTTATCGGCTGTACCCTTCCCAATGCCATGCTTTCCAGTGCCGAGTTCTCCGATTGCAGCTTTGAGGACTGCGACCTGAGCATGGCCCAACTGAATGGAACGGTATTTCGAGAGACCCGATTTATTGCTTGTAAGATGTTGGGCATGCCGTTCGACACCTGCAACGACTTCTTGCTCTCTTTCAGTTTCAAAAATTGCAACCTTGATTTTTCGTGTTTTAACGGCCTGGTTATCAAACAAACCGTTTTTGATCAGTGTAGTCTTGAAGGCGCTTTTTTCCTCAAAACCAATTTAGAAAAGTCCGTATTTAAAAACACCAACTTGGCAGATGCTGCTTTTGAACAGACCCATCTTGCAGGAACGGACTTCCGATCTGCCTATCACTTTTCCATTGACCCAGAAAAAAATTACCTCAAAAAAGCACGTTTTTCGGCAGATAATCTTGCTGGGCTCTTACGAAAATATGACCTCAAAATTAATTAA
- a CDS encoding right-handed parallel beta-helix repeat-containing protein: MKTLLYPKSYLVLWILLMLEVPLIHAQTSAYAIGSPLVQEVFVSPSGNDGAAGTSVAPLRTLTAAWNRIPTSTPLTMGYRIQLLPGTYPEASLPNYMEKKYGTYAFPVIIQAAQGRGTVTLQGDLNVFDCRYLYLMDLQIIPNPSGDVLHFEQIQYGLIRNNFFQSASNGSRAAHETVKINQSQYIYIEDNDISGADDNAIDLVAVQYGHIFRNKIHNAQDWCLYLKGGSAQFTVEANEVYNCGTGGITAGQGTGFEFMVSPWLHYEAYDIKIINNIIHDTEGAGLGVNGGYNILMAHNTAYRTGSRSHVLEVVFGGRSCDGDTAKCNANRAAGGWGYDPSFNFIPNRNIFIYNNLFYNPLGFQSQWQHLAIHGPITPPVGSNVPNPTLTDANLQIKGNVFWNGPSTHPLGIGGSGDGCAASNLTCNEAQLLADNVFNVFEPQLVQASGGDFHPVPVSNVTTYATQSIPDFLGGDAPTTPIIPVGNLSNGVWGDYDGNGRLARSTVGAFGYHPSTGITDETPALFALGMPYPNPVGRIANVELSLPKSQYVRLSIVDALGRTQKMLYVGVMASGVQRIPFAVDGLSNGFYFLRLAQGHSVVHRRLVVSR; this comes from the coding sequence ATGAAAACGCTCCTTTACCCAAAGAGTTATCTTGTTTTATGGATTCTTCTAATGCTCGAAGTTCCATTAATTCATGCCCAAACATCTGCTTATGCTATTGGGAGTCCTCTTGTTCAAGAGGTCTTTGTCTCACCTTCGGGCAACGATGGCGCTGCGGGTACATCGGTAGCGCCGCTTCGTACATTGACGGCTGCTTGGAATCGTATTCCGACCTCTACCCCCTTGACCATGGGCTACCGAATTCAGCTTCTACCTGGGACGTATCCTGAAGCAAGCCTGCCAAATTACATGGAAAAAAAGTATGGGACGTATGCCTTTCCAGTGATCATTCAAGCCGCGCAAGGCCGAGGAACGGTGACGTTGCAGGGTGACTTGAATGTCTTTGATTGCCGCTATTTATACTTAATGGATTTGCAAATCATTCCAAATCCATCAGGAGATGTCTTGCATTTTGAGCAGATACAATATGGTTTAATCAGAAATAATTTCTTTCAATCTGCTTCAAACGGAAGCCGAGCGGCTCATGAGACCGTGAAGATTAATCAGTCCCAATATATTTATATCGAAGATAACGACATTTCGGGCGCTGATGACAACGCCATAGATTTAGTGGCAGTACAATACGGGCATATTTTCCGGAATAAAATCCATAATGCGCAAGACTGGTGTTTATACTTGAAAGGAGGTTCGGCGCAGTTTACCGTGGAGGCCAACGAGGTCTATAATTGTGGTACCGGGGGCATTACCGCAGGTCAAGGCACAGGATTTGAGTTTATGGTATCTCCTTGGTTACATTATGAAGCTTATGATATCAAAATCATCAACAATATAATACATGATACGGAGGGTGCAGGACTGGGGGTGAATGGGGGATATAATATATTGATGGCACACAATACCGCTTACCGGACTGGCTCCCGATCTCATGTCTTAGAAGTGGTTTTTGGTGGACGGAGTTGTGATGGAGATACGGCCAAGTGCAATGCCAATCGGGCCGCTGGGGGATGGGGGTACGATCCTTCCTTTAATTTTATTCCAAACCGTAACATCTTTATTTACAACAATCTATTCTATAATCCTTTGGGGTTTCAATCACAATGGCAGCACTTAGCAATACATGGCCCAATCACACCACCTGTTGGTAGCAACGTCCCCAATCCTACCCTGACCGATGCCAATCTTCAGATAAAAGGAAATGTTTTCTGGAATGGCCCTTCCACGCATCCCCTTGGGATCGGTGGAAGTGGGGATGGATGTGCGGCTTCGAACCTGACTTGTAACGAAGCGCAGTTATTGGCAGACAATGTATTTAATGTCTTTGAACCACAGTTGGTACAGGCTTCTGGTGGAGATTTTCATCCGGTTCCTGTGAGTAATGTAACTACTTATGCGACGCAATCCATCCCCGATTTTCTGGGAGGGGATGCGCCCACAACGCCTATCATACCCGTCGGAAATCTCTCGAATGGGGTTTGGGGAGATTACGACGGTAATGGTCGTTTGGCACGTTCTACCGTTGGTGCTTTTGGGTATCACCCCAGCACTGGGATAACCGATGAAACGCCTGCCTTATTTGCACTTGGAATGCCCTATCCGAATCCAGTTGGACGTATAGCAAATGTTGAACTTTCTTTACCCAAAAGCCAGTATGTCCGATTAAGTATTGTGGATGCCTTAGGACGTACACAAAAGATGTTGTACGTGGGGGTAATGGCTTCAGGTGTACAGAGGATACCTTTTGCAGTGGATGGGTTGTCTAATGGGTTCTACTTTTTGCGCTTAGCACAAGGGCATTCTGTTGTACATCGTCGGTTGGTAGTTAGTCGGTAG
- the smc gene encoding chromosome segregation protein SMC, producing the protein MYLKRLTLHGFKSFAQKTEIHYHPGITAIVGPNGCGKSNVIDAVRWVLGEQRARALRSEKMDNVIFNGTAKRRALGLAEVSLHIENNRGILPLEYSEVVITRRLYRSGESEYLLNNVSCRLKDITDLFMDTGMGAGAYSVIELKMIEEILSENVTERRRLFEEAAGITKYKIRRKQALQKLESTQQDLARVQDLVDELERQVRSLANQAGKARKYKHLKDRLAELETQLALREFGRLQTEIAQYSARKVDVEHTLTALQGELTTFEAQVEQHRLYLTHLETHLADLQQKRAAHLDVIRKAEADLRVEKERHIQAERTLSRLKNEAVEADMRHEQLLKHVASLSMALEAALEVSVEQVRERVEAQKKQQDAQAGYEQALQELEGLRIAERKVAQERSFLQAELGRLANRLELMEGEVARLEEDRQAYQESQVSLFEKTQWVAESLEQAQKATDQAHIILTEGEKLHELKTAALNEAQQMLRITEQKASALGAEAKLLENLVASYEEFSQAVQFLAKKTDWSAAPPLTVSDVLACDVAYQVAIDAALREFAGCFVVSSEAEASAAIALLRSQGKGRSDFLLLNRLPKEAVVPPMVDGALSAVSVIRAAPAYSVLAQVLLGNVFLVESFEQAQELASKPQGAGSYLRFMAPTGEWADTNGTLHGGSKKHAPATANRLGRRERLAQAREELHVLEQQKQEQTGQFRQIRDELAGINLPLLRLGLQKAERQQTEVEKASERAQFEHLASAKRAQELTVRIELLRAESAEIRNKHTEKEALVRVFQGQTGEAETRRQAAELVFKSAEAQQRMAGQALNETNILAIQAENHAQNLKNELRRKQEEAEMLRRRTQNRQGEIAQVQKSKETATELQAQLETNLAVWYAEKTEQDEVVHEAELNVVQSRGAIAADEAQIREVRRKRDDLQREENRIEVQLAERNTRLEALIQRTMDELGLELALSIEEGDMLVVNKDIDDVSAKKEVAELRQKIRSLGAVNELALEDYEREKERLSFIEDQQKDLKSAENTLLETIQEINQTATRRFNETFAEINRHFQSLFEGLFHPGDTAQLLLDDADPLEAGIKIVAKPRGKQPSGISQLSGGEKTLTAIALLFAIYLVKPSPFCILDEVDAPLDDANIERFMRLIRQFADTTQFILVTHNKLTMEAADRMYGITMQEMGVSKVVRVSFEAQEEQAIS; encoded by the coding sequence AGACCGAGATTCATTATCATCCAGGTATTACGGCCATTGTGGGGCCAAATGGCTGTGGGAAGTCGAATGTCATTGATGCCGTTCGCTGGGTTTTGGGTGAGCAACGAGCGCGGGCTTTGCGTTCCGAAAAGATGGACAATGTTATTTTTAATGGAACGGCCAAACGTCGGGCCTTGGGCTTGGCAGAAGTATCGTTACATATCGAAAATAACCGAGGTATCTTGCCATTGGAATACAGCGAAGTGGTGATCACGCGACGGCTGTACCGGAGCGGGGAGTCGGAGTATTTGTTGAACAATGTGTCGTGCCGCTTAAAAGACATCACGGATTTGTTCATGGATACAGGGATGGGGGCTGGTGCCTATTCGGTGATTGAGTTGAAAATGATCGAGGAGATCTTGTCGGAAAATGTAACCGAGCGCAGAAGGCTCTTTGAAGAAGCGGCAGGTATTACAAAATACAAGATTAGGCGGAAACAAGCCCTTCAAAAGTTGGAAAGCACGCAGCAAGATCTGGCGCGTGTACAAGATTTGGTGGACGAATTAGAGCGGCAGGTGCGTTCCTTGGCAAATCAGGCAGGAAAAGCCCGGAAATATAAGCATTTAAAGGATCGGCTTGCGGAGCTGGAAACCCAGTTAGCCCTGAGGGAATTTGGGCGTTTACAAACAGAAATTGCCCAATATTCGGCACGAAAGGTGGACGTGGAACACACTTTGACAGCCCTTCAAGGAGAACTGACCACATTTGAAGCCCAAGTGGAGCAGCACCGCCTTTATCTAACCCATCTGGAGACGCATTTAGCTGATTTACAACAAAAACGGGCGGCACATTTGGATGTAATCCGTAAAGCCGAAGCCGATCTGCGTGTGGAAAAGGAGCGCCATATACAAGCCGAACGCACCCTTTCGCGGTTAAAAAATGAGGCTGTAGAAGCTGATATGCGGCACGAACAACTCCTTAAACATGTAGCGTCGTTGTCTATGGCACTCGAAGCCGCTTTAGAAGTGTCTGTAGAACAGGTACGTGAACGGGTCGAGGCGCAAAAAAAACAACAGGATGCACAGGCTGGATATGAACAAGCGTTACAGGAATTGGAGGGATTGCGGATTGCAGAGCGTAAAGTGGCGCAAGAACGTTCTTTTTTGCAAGCGGAGTTGGGGCGCTTGGCGAATAGGTTGGAACTGATGGAAGGCGAGGTTGCGCGTTTGGAAGAAGACCGACAGGCATATCAAGAAAGTCAGGTTTCGTTGTTCGAGAAAACGCAATGGGTTGCGGAGTCGCTTGAACAAGCCCAAAAAGCCACTGATCAGGCCCATATCATACTTACCGAAGGAGAAAAGTTACACGAGTTAAAAACGGCTGCCCTTAATGAAGCACAACAAATGCTCCGTATAACCGAGCAAAAGGCATCGGCCTTGGGAGCAGAAGCTAAGTTGTTGGAAAATTTGGTGGCGAGTTACGAAGAATTTTCTCAGGCAGTACAATTTTTGGCCAAAAAAACTGATTGGAGTGCTGCTCCACCCCTAACGGTTTCGGATGTCTTGGCGTGTGATGTGGCCTATCAGGTTGCCATAGATGCCGCCTTACGAGAATTTGCAGGATGTTTTGTGGTATCATCAGAAGCAGAGGCAAGTGCTGCAATTGCGCTGCTAAGGTCGCAGGGCAAGGGTCGTTCTGATTTTTTGTTGCTCAACCGATTGCCAAAGGAGGCAGTTGTGCCACCAATGGTGGATGGGGCTTTGTCTGCTGTCTCTGTGATTCGGGCGGCGCCAGCTTATTCTGTATTGGCTCAGGTATTGCTGGGAAATGTGTTTCTTGTCGAGTCGTTCGAACAGGCCCAAGAACTGGCGTCGAAACCCCAAGGAGCAGGGTCTTATCTACGCTTTATGGCACCCACTGGCGAATGGGCGGATACAAACGGAACCCTTCATGGAGGGAGTAAAAAACATGCGCCCGCTACCGCCAATCGGCTGGGTAGGCGTGAACGTTTGGCCCAAGCACGCGAAGAATTACACGTTTTGGAACAACAAAAACAAGAACAAACAGGGCAATTCCGACAAATTCGGGATGAGTTGGCAGGGATAAATTTACCCTTATTACGGTTGGGCCTTCAGAAAGCAGAACGGCAACAAACCGAAGTGGAAAAAGCCAGCGAGCGTGCCCAATTTGAGCACTTGGCCTCGGCCAAACGAGCGCAAGAATTGACTGTGCGGATCGAATTGTTGAGGGCTGAGTCCGCAGAAATCAGGAATAAACATACCGAAAAAGAAGCGTTGGTTCGTGTTTTCCAGGGGCAAACAGGAGAGGCTGAAACGCGACGCCAAGCGGCTGAATTGGTTTTTAAATCTGCTGAAGCCCAGCAACGCATGGCCGGGCAAGCGCTGAACGAAACCAATATCCTGGCCATTCAGGCCGAAAACCATGCCCAGAACCTGAAAAATGAACTTCGCCGGAAACAAGAAGAGGCGGAAATGCTTCGTCGGCGGACACAAAACCGACAGGGTGAGATTGCCCAAGTCCAAAAAAGTAAAGAGACCGCTACCGAATTACAAGCCCAATTGGAGACAAACTTAGCTGTCTGGTATGCCGAAAAAACGGAACAAGATGAGGTGGTTCACGAAGCGGAATTGAATGTGGTGCAGTCACGTGGGGCCATTGCCGCCGATGAAGCACAAATCCGTGAAGTACGACGCAAAAGAGATGACTTGCAACGAGAAGAAAACCGGATCGAAGTGCAATTGGCGGAACGTAATACCCGCCTTGAGGCATTGATCCAGCGTACTATGGATGAGTTGGGTTTGGAACTTGCGTTGTCCATTGAAGAAGGAGACATGTTGGTCGTAAACAAGGATATAGACGACGTATCGGCAAAGAAAGAAGTGGCAGAACTGCGTCAAAAGATACGTTCTCTTGGGGCGGTGAATGAATTGGCTTTAGAGGATTATGAGCGGGAAAAGGAGCGGCTTTCCTTTATTGAGGACCAACAAAAGGACTTGAAGTCTGCCGAAAATACCTTGCTTGAAACGATACAAGAGATCAATCAAACAGCTACACGGCGCTTCAACGAAACGTTTGCCGAAATCAATCGCCACTTTCAATCTCTCTTTGAAGGCCTGTTTCATCCCGGGGATACGGCACAACTGCTTTTGGATGATGCAGATCCGTTGGAGGCGGGCATAAAGATTGTGGCTAAACCACGAGGCAAACAACCTTCTGGTATTTCTCAGCTTTCTGGTGGGGAAAAAACCCTAACCGCCATTGCGCTGCTGTTTGCCATTTATTTGGTGAAACCCTCACCTTTTTGTATTCTTGATGAAGTGGATGCGCCGTTAGACGATGCGAATATTGAACGCTTCATGCGGTTGATCCGCCAATTTGCCGATACCACACAATTCATTTTGGTGACGCATAATAAATTGACAATGGAGGCTGCTGACCGGATGTATGGCATTACCATGCAAGAAATGGGGGTCAGTAAGGTAGTACGTGTGTCTTTCGAGGCGCAGGAAGAACAGGCCATCTCGTAG